A single region of the Halomicroarcula saliterrae genome encodes:
- a CDS encoding CheF family chemotaxis protein: MSGEHALVDTKGKFVQVVTDGRKRNDIEWLPGRILLSNKRLVLATNDGKRTVPLSKLTSVTASQMNQQLAQVDGYVKLQAGRDAWLVSAAAAEKFESALYSTLLDQIVVLVKHPALKGGVVQEATWEKARFKIDEEQDDTVNIAISSGTFVELDIDDVGTVEQKQKEIRGQERPLLEVEHTIDGTSVETHISGSPRHVSLIGGLVRQGEQRNAADDVDLSDEETQVLMALYSGISPFKIPDFVDMDIDEVEAVYDRLMEADILEPVRTRREVQLEARGRSIAGDAIADQ, translated from the coding sequence ATGAGCGGGGAACACGCACTGGTCGACACCAAGGGGAAGTTCGTCCAGGTCGTCACGGACGGACGCAAGCGAAACGACATCGAGTGGCTACCGGGTCGCATCCTCCTCTCGAACAAGCGGCTCGTCCTCGCGACCAACGACGGCAAGCGGACCGTCCCGCTGTCGAAACTCACCAGCGTCACCGCCAGCCAGATGAACCAGCAGCTGGCACAGGTCGACGGCTACGTGAAGCTACAGGCCGGCCGGGACGCCTGGCTCGTCTCCGCGGCTGCGGCCGAGAAGTTCGAGTCGGCGCTGTACAGCACGCTGCTGGACCAGATCGTCGTCCTCGTCAAACACCCCGCGCTGAAAGGCGGCGTCGTCCAGGAGGCCACCTGGGAGAAGGCCCGGTTCAAGATAGACGAGGAACAGGACGACACCGTCAACATCGCCATCTCCAGCGGGACGTTCGTCGAACTCGACATCGACGACGTGGGCACCGTCGAGCAGAAACAGAAGGAGATTCGCGGGCAGGAGCGGCCGCTCCTGGAAGTCGAACACACCATCGACGGGACCTCCGTCGAGACCCACATCTCCGGTTCGCCCCGGCACGTCTCGCTCATCGGCGGGCTCGTGCGGCAGGGCGAGCAGCGCAACGCCGCCGACGACGTGGACCTCTCGGACGAGGAGACGCAGGTGTTGATGGCGCTGTACTCGGGCATCTCCCCGTTCAAGATTCCCGACTTCGTCGATATGGACATCGACGAGGTCGAGGCCGTGTACGACCGGCTGATGGAGGCGGATATCCTAGAGCCCGTCCGGACCCGCCGGGAAGTGCAACTGGAGGCGCGCGGACGGTCGATTGCTGGAGACGCTATCGCGGACCAGTAG
- a CDS encoding HEAT repeat domain-containing protein has protein sequence MSLYQLERDGDVQELIRVLRETDTERVQLRAAELLGNFPDHDDRRDVVNALVSAAKRDSDAVTAAAIDSLDELGGDAIEQLIGSMAGVDLDADAADWMKAKAFVRALDSDVPELRMAAANGLGRLEEADSVPKLAERFEDPDPRVRARAVRSAGKIGDSRATDPLESLLRDPKGSVRREAAEALGNIGNRQALQTLLPMYEDDNEQVRRIAVGAFGNFENDKPVDYLVEALSDDSAAVRRTAVYSLVELLSNVPTDRSHDIRDTVVETLSSTDDQSVVVPLVEILEESTQAAQRRNTAWLLGRVAGQAERGRVIDSLVEALADDDQMLRQFAATSLAELGGEDNMVERRLLKLVEDDGVDPAVKGQAIFTLGKVGGDRSRKVLDKLIDDTEHDVVRKKAFSAISKLGGRI, from the coding sequence ATGAGCCTCTATCAACTCGAACGCGACGGCGACGTCCAGGAGCTCATCCGCGTCCTCCGGGAGACGGACACGGAACGGGTCCAGCTCCGGGCGGCGGAGTTGCTCGGGAACTTCCCGGACCACGACGACCGCCGGGACGTGGTCAACGCGCTCGTAAGCGCCGCGAAGCGAGACAGCGACGCGGTGACGGCGGCAGCCATCGACTCGCTGGACGAGCTCGGGGGCGACGCCATCGAGCAGCTCATCGGGAGCATGGCCGGCGTCGACCTCGACGCGGACGCGGCCGACTGGATGAAAGCCAAGGCGTTCGTGCGGGCGCTCGATTCGGACGTGCCAGAGCTGCGGATGGCCGCCGCCAACGGGCTGGGGCGGCTGGAGGAGGCCGACAGCGTCCCGAAGCTCGCCGAGCGGTTCGAGGACCCGGACCCGCGGGTGCGGGCACGGGCCGTCCGTTCGGCCGGGAAAATCGGCGATTCGCGGGCGACAGACCCCCTCGAATCGCTGTTGCGTGACCCGAAGGGCTCGGTGCGACGGGAGGCCGCCGAGGCCCTGGGCAACATCGGGAACCGGCAGGCGCTCCAGACGCTGTTGCCGATGTACGAGGACGACAACGAGCAGGTCCGGCGCATCGCCGTCGGCGCCTTCGGCAACTTCGAGAACGACAAGCCGGTCGACTACCTCGTCGAGGCGCTCTCGGACGACTCGGCGGCCGTGCGGCGAACGGCGGTGTACTCGCTCGTCGAACTGCTCTCGAACGTCCCGACCGACCGGAGCCACGACATCCGCGACACCGTCGTCGAGACGCTGTCGAGCACGGACGACCAGAGCGTCGTCGTCCCGCTGGTCGAGATACTGGAGGAGAGCACGCAGGCGGCCCAGCGGCGCAACACCGCGTGGCTGCTGGGTCGGGTCGCCGGTCAGGCCGAGCGGGGCCGCGTCATCGACTCGCTGGTCGAAGCGCTGGCGGACGACGACCAGATGCTCCGGCAGTTCGCCGCCACCAGCCTGGCCGAGCTGGGCGGCGAGGACAACATGGTCGAGCGTCGGCTGTTGAAACTCGTCGAGGACGACGGCGTCGACCCCGCGGTGAAGGGACAGGCCATCTTCACGCTCGGGAAGGTCGGCGGTGACCGCTCCCGGAAAGTGCTCGACAAGCTCATCGACGACACCGAACACGACGTCGTCCGGAAGAAGGCCTTCTCGGCCATCTCGAAGCTCGGGGGCCGGATATGA
- a CDS encoding CheR family methyltransferase, whose protein sequence is MSADSRQFQRLLGFIEAEMEFESGFYNDAYLDRRITARMRRTDTDSYRQYKQLLQREDDERDALLDSLSINVTGFFRNPEAWEALRPVLRELTANNRTVRLWSAPSADGREPYSAAMLALDDPEIDASRVEILGTDINADILDAARAATYETSHTTDIAEELAPLDSYAEYVEEEGNTFRVKDRVTEMVTFEQHDLIRGETKRDFDLVFCRNLLIYIDAEFKVPIFETIHGSLQADRYLMIGMTETLPAECREEFEPVDKQHRIYRRV, encoded by the coding sequence ATGAGCGCCGACAGCCGCCAGTTCCAGCGCCTGCTGGGCTTTATCGAGGCCGAGATGGAGTTCGAGTCCGGGTTCTACAACGACGCGTATCTCGACCGCCGCATCACGGCCCGGATGCGACGGACCGACACCGACAGCTACCGGCAGTACAAGCAGCTGCTCCAGCGCGAAGACGACGAGCGCGATGCCCTGCTCGACTCCCTCTCTATCAACGTCACCGGGTTCTTCCGGAACCCCGAGGCGTGGGAGGCGCTGCGGCCCGTCCTCCGGGAGCTGACCGCGAACAACCGGACGGTGCGGCTCTGGTCGGCCCCGAGCGCGGACGGCCGTGAACCGTACTCGGCGGCGATGCTCGCGCTGGACGACCCGGAAATCGACGCGAGCCGTGTCGAGATTCTCGGGACCGACATCAACGCCGACATCCTCGATGCGGCCCGGGCGGCGACCTACGAGACCTCCCACACGACGGATATCGCCGAGGAGCTCGCCCCGCTCGACAGCTACGCGGAGTACGTCGAGGAGGAGGGCAACACCTTCCGCGTCAAGGACCGCGTGACGGAGATGGTCACCTTCGAGCAACACGACCTCATCCGCGGCGAGACGAAGCGGGACTTCGACCTCGTCTTCTGTCGGAACCTGCTCATCTACATCGACGCCGAGTTCAAGGTGCCCATCTTCGAGACCATCCACGGGTCGCTGCAAGCGGATCGGTATCTCATGATCGGGATGACCGAGACGCTCCCCGCGGAGTGTCGCGAGGAGTTCGAGCCGGTGGACAAGCAACACCGCATCTACCGACGGGTATGA